CGGTGCAAACGGGTCCCAGTCAAACGGGTCGAATGGTCGCTGCGGTTGCTGCCCTTGACGTGCAGGCGGCGCCTGACTTTCCTTGGTCACGGTGATGCTTATCGGCTGAGTCTGGTAGGTTTCTCCCTTATATTCCAGCTTGCACGGGCCAATAGAAAGACTGCCGACTTTCTTAGGCGACAGGAAGTAGATAAAACTGACTGTCTGCTCCTGGGTCATCCTGCCGTTGACAAAAGAGATGTTTGTTGACTGAGACGATGTGCTGCCAAGGTTGTTGAAGTCGGAAAGCTCCGGCAGTTGCGGCCTTGGTATGCTGCCGATGTTTGTCCCCCGCACCGTAACGGTGAGCTGGAGCTCTTCGCCCAGACCGACCGTAGTACGGTCCACGTCAGCGGAAAAGTTCAGCTCCGCGCCTGCGGCCGACAGGAACAGGGCCAACAAAACCATCCATGCATACCGGACCGGAAAGTACCTCATCACCAATCTTTCTCCACCTGTCGCCGCTGGCGTGCGAGTTGCTTCTGCTGCTCCTGCTGCTGATCCTTCTCCTTATTCTCCACCGCCTGAACAACCCGCTCCGCCTGGTCTTGGCTCATCTGTGGCTGGGGCTGAGGCTGCTGCTGATGCTGCTGACTCTGCTGCCGGTCCTGTTTTGACGAATCTGGTTGCTGCCGCTGCTCTTGCTTCTTCTTCAGGCAAAACTCCAGGTTCTCCTTTGCCTGCCGATCCGCCGGATTCATTACCAGGGCCGCAATGTACGACCTTATTGCCGCATCCAGCTGGCCGGCCCGGAACATTGTGTTGCCGATGTTGTACATTGCATTTGCCCGACGCTGGGGCTTCTTATCGGTAAGGGCCAGTTCAAGCTCGGATACTGCGTCCTGATATTTGCCAAGCCGGTACAGTGCGTTACCGAGGTTATAGTGAATTGCGGTTGCGTCCGGCTCCAACACCTCGGCCTGCTGGTATGCCTCTACCGCTTCTTCGTACTTCTGCCGCGCATAGAGCCCGTTTCCCTTTCGCATCAGCGCACCGACGTCGGCTGATGCCACGGTCATACCCAGGGCGACAATGATAAAGATTCGCATCGTTGCTGTCTTGGTCATTTTCGCTCTCCGACGCCAGGTGCCGGATGTCCGGTCTTTATCTTGACCCTCAGGTCCGGCCACCACCTTCCTCGGCGATCGGACAGACCAAGCCCAGCAATGAGCAACACCAGGGCGATGATAAGAAATGTCTGGTATCGTTCAACATATTCGGCATAACTGCCGCCGCCGATTTCCTTCTTCCGCATCGCATCCAGTTCAGCCAGCAGCCTTTCACCGGAGAATCCCTCGACTCGAAGGAAACGGCCCTCGGTTGCCCGGGCCATCAGAATAAGCTGGCGCTCATTCATCCGCGACAGCACGGTTGAGCCGTCCTTGTCCTTCTTATAGGAACGCAGGTTGCCGCGTTCGTCATATTCCGGAATTGGCGCTCCTTCAGGAGTGGCAAATGCCACTGGAAATATTCTCACCCCGGCCTCGGCTGCGCGCTGGATGGCCTGGGCGGTGTTCTTACCCAGGTCTTCGCCGTCGGTCACCAATATCAGCGCCTTGTAGTTCTTTTCCTGCGGATTGAAAAGGGATGAAGACACATCAATTGCCCGGCCGAAGTCCGTCCCTGGAACCGGCATCGCATCCGGCTCAATTATGTCCAGAAACATCTTGGCTGCATCCAGGTCCGTAGTCAGTGGACACATCACATAGCAGTCACCGGCAAAGGCGGTGATTGCCACTGCATTTCCCGAAAGTCCGTCTATCAGCGACGACAGCTCGGCCTTGGCTCTTGCCAAACGATTGGGTTTGACGTCCTCGGCTAACATTGACTTGGAAGCGTCAAGGGCAATAATCACGTCAATCCCCCGGCCCTTGTACAACTGGAGCTTCTCGCCCCATTTGGGCCGGGCCGCGGCCAGCAGCAGGAACGCAAATGAACCAACGAGCAGGAGTTGCGCCAGTAAGGCAAACCCACTGGATGCACTGGCCGCTAATACTGGAACAAGCTGTACGTCAATTGAGCGCGCCAGTTGCCGACGCTTGAGCGCGACCGAGACAATGGCACCCGCTGCCGCAACCGGAACAAGCAGGAGCAGCCAGAGGTAAGTCGGCTCAGACCACTTTACCAATTCTGCCTCCGGTTGATGTCAGAGCTAGTCGGAAAGGTTTTCTGGCTGGCCAGATTCTACCTGTTCGCCTCAAGGAAGCCTCCGTAATACCACGCCGGTAACCATCGCTCCGAGCACAAAGCAGATGACCGAAAACAGCAGCGGCAACCCAGCCTTCTCGTCGTGCACTGTGTACTGCTTCACCTTGAATGTGGTGGGTTCCATCCGGTTAATCTCATCGTAGATGAGTCCGAGTCCGGCCGCATCGGTTGCCAGAAAGAACCTGCCACCGGTGATGTCTGCTATCTTCTGGAGTGTCTCGGTATCCAGGTCAATCTTTACCCGCTGGTAGCGCGTCACGACGCGGCCGAACACCTGGTACTGCACCGGGAAAGGCACTTCACCCTTGGACCCTACTCCGATGGTATATACCTTGATGCCAAAGCTGGCCGCAGTCTGGGCTGCGGTAATCGGGTCAATGTCGCCGGTGTTATTCACGCCGTCGGTGAGCAGTATGATAACACGCTCCTTGGCCTTGGAGTCCTTGAGTCGCGCGACCGCCGAACCAAGGCCCATACCGATTGCGGTTCCGTCCTCGAGCATCCCGAAGTCTACCCGGTCAATCAAATCTCCCAGTATTTTTCGGTCAAGCGTGAGCGGACATTGGGTCAGGCTTGTGGCTGAGAACACCACAAGTCCGATTCTATCCCCGGTCCGTTTGGCGATGAATTCCTTGGCCCTTTCTTTGGCCACCGCCAGCCGGTTCTTGGGCGAGAAGTCTTCGGCCTGCATCGAGCCAGATATGTCCAGACACAGCATTATATCTATGCCCCTTGTTTCTACGTCCTGAAATTGCCGGCCTTTCTGCGGTCGGGCCAGTGCAGTAATGATGCCAACCAGTGCCAGCGAGTAGAGTGCTACCGGTATCAGCCTAAGCCAGCGGCCCCGATTTGGTGCACTGCTCAGGAATGAAATGTCGCTGTAAATAAGTGCCCCTGGCCGCTTGGCCAGCATCCACCAGGCCAGCACCGGTACCAGTAGTAGCAGCAGGAAAAACCAGGGATGGGCAAAGGTCATGATGAACTTCCCGTAGGGTTTTGCTGAGTTGTCGGAGCGGGCTGACCGGTCTCCGGCTGCGGCATGGTCCGCTGAACAAGGTCCCGCGCCGTTGGAATCAGTGCTTCCATCTCCACCATCTCCGGCACCAGCTTGGCATATTTCACCATATCCGCTCGCCGAAAGAAGCTGGCGAACTCTTCACGCAGGGATACCTTTCCCTTTTTCAGCTCCAGTACAATCTCGCTTGTCGTCTGGTCTATGGCCGGGAATCCGAAGCGGCGCGTCAGGTAGCGCTTGAGAATCTCCGACACGGCATAGTAATACCGCTTGACATGCCCGGCCGACAACCAGTCTCTGACCGGAATCTTTTCCAGTGCGCTTATTGCTTCTTCCCACGGCTCGGGTAAGGGCTTGGCCCATAACTTCCGCCTGACAAGGATCCGGCGCAGTCGCCAGCCAGCATATCCCAGCCCTGCCGCTGCCAGGACCCCGAGGAAAATCCACAATGGCAGTAGATTGGGAAACTGTATCTGCGGCTTTAGGTCGTTTATATCCTCCATCTTGCCATGTAGGACGCTCTTTACTTCTATGCCCAGGCTCTCGCTGCGCACAGCCCGCACCTCGCCCGAATCAGCAAAACTGATAAGGAATCGCGGCAGAGTAAGCTTGCCCGGTGCAAAAGCGGCCATCTCCAGCTCGTGAATGTCAATGACGGTATCACCCTGATAGCGCGTGACCGGCTTATCATCAAGCACGAGAAACGCTGCCAGAGTATCCGGAAACAGTCCGGAGACTTTGAGGTTCCGGTGCCGACGCACCACGACCTCGACCTTGAACCTGTCACCAA
This genomic interval from candidate division WOR-3 bacterium contains the following:
- a CDS encoding tetratricopeptide repeat protein, translating into MTKTATMRIFIIVALGMTVASADVGALMRKGNGLYARQKYEEAVEAYQQAEVLEPDATAIHYNLGNALYRLGKYQDAVSELELALTDKKPQRRANAMYNIGNTMFRAGQLDAAIRSYIAALVMNPADRQAKENLEFCLKKKQEQRQQPDSSKQDRQQSQQHQQQPQPQPQMSQDQAERVVQAVENKEKDQQQEQQKQLARQRRQVEKDW
- a CDS encoding VWA domain-containing protein; the protein is MVKWSEPTYLWLLLLVPVAAAGAIVSVALKRRQLARSIDVQLVPVLAASASSGFALLAQLLLVGSFAFLLLAAARPKWGEKLQLYKGRGIDVIIALDASKSMLAEDVKPNRLARAKAELSSLIDGLSGNAVAITAFAGDCYVMCPLTTDLDAAKMFLDIIEPDAMPVPGTDFGRAIDVSSSLFNPQEKNYKALILVTDGEDLGKNTAQAIQRAAEAGVRIFPVAFATPEGAPIPEYDERGNLRSYKKDKDGSTVLSRMNERQLILMARATEGRFLRVEGFSGERLLAELDAMRKKEIGGGSYAEYVERYQTFLIIALVLLIAGLGLSDRRGRWWPDLRVKIKTGHPAPGVGERK
- a CDS encoding VWA domain-containing protein, which produces MTFAHPWFFLLLLLVPVLAWWMLAKRPGALIYSDISFLSSAPNRGRWLRLIPVALYSLALVGIITALARPQKGRQFQDVETRGIDIMLCLDISGSMQAEDFSPKNRLAVAKERAKEFIAKRTGDRIGLVVFSATSLTQCPLTLDRKILGDLIDRVDFGMLEDGTAIGMGLGSAVARLKDSKAKERVIILLTDGVNNTGDIDPITAAQTAASFGIKVYTIGVGSKGEVPFPVQYQVFGRVVTRYQRVKIDLDTETLQKIADITGGRFFLATDAAGLGLIYDEINRMEPTTFKVKQYTVHDEKAGLPLLFSVICFVLGAMVTGVVLRRLP